One window from the genome of Rariglobus hedericola encodes:
- a CDS encoding FAD-dependent oxidoreductase, with protein MKFFSLPARALPLDDSWDVIVAGGGPSGCTAAAAAAREGARTLLIESSGCLGGSGTSALVPAWCPFSDKEKIIYRGLAEKVFAAAKDGVSHVKEKDLDWVPIDAERLKRVYDRLVTEAGASILFHTVLSSVEKDDEGGVTAILVSNKAGLTALRAKVYVDCTGDADLATWAGADTLKGDDKGQMQPGTHCFILTNVDDYAYRHGQPLYFTNTESPIHAILASGKYPEIPDHHICNNPVGPGAVGFNAGHLFQVDNTDPQGMSRALVAGRRMAAAYRDALAEFFPSAFGNAFLAATGSVVGIRETRRVTGDYVLTLQDYLERRTFADEICRNSYFIDLHETKKELAAKGEDWVSKFVHYGKGESHGVPYRCLTPRGLRNVLVAGRSISCERIVQGSIRVMPVCLAMGEAAGIAAALAAADNAGDVHAVDTDALRARLRAEGGYLPYEANEKETSLKADREGTISAAGGRG; from the coding sequence ATGAAGTTCTTCTCCCTGCCTGCCCGCGCGCTCCCGCTCGACGACTCTTGGGATGTGATTGTCGCAGGAGGCGGTCCGTCGGGTTGCACGGCGGCGGCCGCGGCGGCACGCGAGGGCGCACGGACGCTGCTCATCGAGTCCTCGGGTTGCCTGGGCGGCTCGGGAACCTCCGCGCTCGTGCCCGCGTGGTGTCCGTTTTCGGACAAGGAGAAGATCATTTATCGCGGCCTGGCCGAAAAAGTTTTCGCCGCGGCGAAGGACGGTGTCAGCCATGTCAAAGAGAAGGACCTCGACTGGGTGCCGATCGACGCGGAGCGGCTCAAGCGGGTATATGACCGCTTGGTTACCGAGGCGGGCGCGTCCATTCTTTTTCATACTGTGCTTTCGTCCGTCGAAAAAGACGACGAAGGCGGCGTCACGGCGATTCTGGTGAGCAACAAGGCGGGACTGACCGCGTTGCGTGCGAAAGTTTATGTGGATTGCACGGGTGACGCGGATCTCGCGACGTGGGCGGGCGCCGACACGTTGAAAGGCGACGACAAGGGCCAGATGCAGCCGGGGACGCATTGTTTCATCCTCACGAACGTGGATGACTATGCGTATCGTCACGGGCAGCCGCTCTATTTTACGAACACCGAGAGCCCGATTCACGCGATCCTCGCCTCGGGCAAATATCCGGAAATTCCCGACCACCACATTTGCAACAATCCTGTGGGCCCCGGTGCGGTGGGCTTCAACGCGGGGCACCTTTTCCAGGTGGACAACACCGATCCGCAGGGGATGTCCCGCGCGTTGGTCGCAGGCCGGCGCATGGCGGCGGCCTATCGCGACGCGCTGGCGGAATTTTTTCCGTCGGCGTTCGGCAACGCGTTTTTGGCGGCGACGGGATCGGTTGTTGGCATTCGCGAGACACGCCGGGTGACTGGCGACTACGTGCTCACGTTGCAGGATTACCTGGAGCGTCGGACGTTCGCCGACGAGATCTGCCGCAATTCGTATTTCATCGATCTTCACGAAACCAAGAAGGAGCTGGCGGCCAAGGGCGAGGACTGGGTCTCGAAGTTCGTCCACTACGGCAAAGGCGAGTCGCACGGCGTGCCGTATCGCTGTCTTACGCCGCGCGGTTTGAGAAATGTGCTCGTGGCCGGGCGCTCAATCTCGTGCGAACGTATCGTGCAAGGCAGCATTCGGGTGATGCCGGTGTGTCTCGCGATGGGCGAGGCGGCAGGCATCGCCGCCGCGCTGGCCGCGGCGGACAACGCGGGTGACGTGCACGCCGTGGACACAGATGCGTTGCGTGCGCGCCTTCGCGCCGAAGGTGGTTATTTGCCCTACGAGGCGAATGAAAAAGAAACCAGTCTGAAGGCGGATCGGGAGGGCACGATTTCGGCCGCCGGCGGTCGCGGTTAA
- a CDS encoding xylulokinase, translated as MFLLGLDLGSSAVKASLLDAATGRVVSSAQSPQGEELPISAPQPGWAEQDPAMWWKHTALAIRAALAGRDTSRIVAMGISYQMHGLVMLDTHQQPVRPAIIWCDSRAVEIGAQAFAELGVEVCLGRLLNSPGNFTASKLRWVQQNETANFARIRRIMLPGDYLALRLTGEAQTTVSGLSEGTLWDFSTNAPADFLLDHWRLDRSLLSALTPTFGKQAGVLASVAAELGLPAGIPVAYRAGDQPNNAFSLNVLNPGEIVATGGTSGVVYGVTDKLAYDSQSRVNGFAHVNHTAADPRVGVLLCINGTGILYAWLRRTLGANLSYPQLNALAAAVPAGSEGLSVLPFGNGSERMLGNRRIGSQWSGLDFLRHTPGHLARAVQEGIAFSFSHGIAGMKATGLTPKKIRAGNANLFLSPVFRDTLAATLDVSIELVRTDGSAGAARGAGIGAGIYSKPADAFTGLEVIETIHPNPALVAPCQDAAARWEAALAKALS; from the coding sequence ATGTTCCTTCTCGGACTCGATCTCGGCAGCTCTGCCGTCAAAGCCTCGCTTCTTGATGCAGCCACCGGCCGCGTCGTTTCCTCGGCGCAATCACCGCAGGGTGAGGAGCTGCCTATTTCCGCGCCCCAGCCGGGCTGGGCCGAGCAGGATCCGGCGATGTGGTGGAAACACACCGCGCTCGCTATCCGCGCCGCGCTCGCCGGACGAGACACATCTCGAATCGTCGCCATGGGCATCTCCTACCAGATGCACGGACTCGTCATGCTCGATACGCATCAGCAACCCGTGCGTCCCGCCATCATCTGGTGCGACAGCCGGGCCGTGGAGATCGGTGCGCAGGCCTTTGCCGAACTCGGCGTCGAGGTCTGTCTCGGCCGCCTGCTGAACTCGCCCGGAAACTTCACCGCGTCGAAGCTGCGCTGGGTTCAACAAAATGAGACGGCCAATTTTGCACGCATCCGCAGAATCATGTTGCCTGGGGACTACCTCGCCTTGCGTCTGACCGGTGAAGCGCAGACCACGGTCTCCGGTCTTTCCGAAGGCACTCTTTGGGATTTTTCCACCAACGCCCCCGCCGATTTCCTGCTCGATCACTGGAGGCTCGATCGTTCTCTCCTTTCTGCGCTCACGCCGACTTTTGGCAAACAGGCCGGTGTGCTTGCTTCCGTAGCCGCCGAGCTCGGCTTGCCCGCCGGCATCCCGGTGGCCTACCGCGCAGGCGACCAGCCCAACAACGCTTTCTCGCTCAACGTGCTAAATCCTGGTGAAATCGTCGCGACCGGCGGCACTTCGGGCGTCGTTTACGGCGTGACCGACAAACTCGCCTACGACTCGCAGAGCCGCGTCAACGGTTTTGCCCACGTCAATCATACTGCGGCCGATCCGCGTGTCGGTGTGCTCCTCTGCATTAACGGCACCGGCATCCTCTATGCATGGCTGCGCCGCACGCTCGGCGCCAATCTCTCGTATCCCCAGCTCAACGCGCTCGCCGCCGCCGTGCCTGCTGGAAGCGAAGGCCTCTCGGTGCTTCCCTTCGGCAACGGCTCCGAGCGCATGCTCGGCAACCGCCGCATTGGTTCGCAGTGGAGCGGTCTCGATTTCCTCCGCCACACGCCCGGTCACCTCGCGCGTGCCGTGCAAGAGGGCATCGCATTCTCGTTCAGTCACGGCATCGCCGGCATGAAGGCCACCGGTCTCACGCCGAAGAAAATCCGCGCGGGCAACGCCAATCTTTTCCTCAGCCCAGTATTCCGTGACACGCTCGCCGCGACGCTCGACGTGAGTATCGAGCTCGTCCGCACCGACGGCTCCGCCGGTGCCGCTCGCGGCGCGGGTATCGGAGCAGGTATCTACTCAAAGCCCGCCGACGCCTTCACCGGCCTCGAGGTTATCGAGACCATCCATCCGAACCCCGCACTCGTCGCCCCTTGCCAAGATGCAGCCGCGCGTTGGGAAGCTGCGCTCGCCAAGGCTCTTTCCTGA
- a CDS encoding glycoside hydrolase family 30 protein, whose product MRIQWIQSTANQPWTTQTLPPAGEGEAPASARLRIGGPVGQPILGFGGCFNELGWIALQKAPEVERRTVMAALFDPEKGCAFNYCRLPIGANDYAAEWYSHNEHDGDFAMERFSIERDRRYLLPYIRESLAYCPEMTLFASPWSPPTWMKFPKAYNRGTLIQTPDNLRAYALYFRKFVEACAVEGVQIAAVHVQNEPNSDQKFPSCVWTPPQMRDFIRDYLSPEFESAGLPCQIWLGTIERGIDHYGAREGYKDWAGFILDDEKVRGIVKGVGYQWAGKGAVQRTHLAYPELPIVQTENECCDGTNSWYQAHYVFDLIWHYLQNGVSAYVYWNMVLEPGGASTWGWNQNAMITIDPATGRAIYNPEFYLMRHFSAYVRRGARRLELAGNWCVNAVGFVNPGGETVAVIQNAATTERTLRLTLADGADYVLTLAPESFHTLILHSEA is encoded by the coding sequence ATGAGAATCCAGTGGATCCAGAGCACGGCCAACCAGCCTTGGACAACGCAAACTCTTCCGCCCGCCGGCGAGGGCGAAGCCCCTGCTTCCGCCCGGTTGCGCATCGGCGGGCCGGTCGGCCAACCGATTTTGGGATTCGGGGGGTGTTTCAACGAACTGGGGTGGATCGCGCTGCAAAAAGCACCGGAGGTCGAACGGCGCACGGTGATGGCCGCGCTTTTTGATCCCGAGAAGGGCTGCGCTTTCAACTACTGCCGGCTGCCGATCGGCGCCAACGACTATGCCGCCGAATGGTATAGCCATAACGAGCACGACGGCGATTTCGCGATGGAGCGGTTTTCCATCGAACGGGATCGCCGTTACCTCCTGCCGTATATTCGAGAGAGCCTGGCTTATTGTCCGGAGATGACGCTGTTCGCGTCCCCGTGGTCGCCGCCCACGTGGATGAAATTCCCGAAAGCCTACAATCGGGGGACCTTGATCCAGACGCCCGACAATCTCCGCGCGTATGCGTTGTATTTCCGCAAGTTTGTCGAAGCCTGCGCGGTCGAAGGCGTGCAGATCGCCGCGGTGCATGTGCAGAACGAGCCCAACTCCGATCAGAAGTTTCCTTCGTGCGTGTGGACTCCGCCGCAGATGCGCGACTTCATCCGCGACTACCTTTCGCCTGAATTTGAAAGTGCCGGTCTGCCCTGTCAAATCTGGCTCGGAACCATCGAGCGCGGCATCGACCACTACGGGGCACGCGAGGGCTACAAGGACTGGGCCGGATTCATTCTCGACGATGAAAAAGTCCGCGGGATCGTGAAAGGCGTCGGCTATCAATGGGCGGGCAAAGGCGCGGTGCAGCGCACGCATCTGGCCTACCCGGAGCTGCCCATCGTGCAGACGGAAAACGAGTGCTGCGACGGCACGAATTCGTGGTATCAGGCCCACTACGTTTTCGACCTGATCTGGCACTACCTGCAAAACGGCGTGAGTGCCTACGTTTACTGGAACATGGTGCTGGAGCCGGGCGGAGCCAGCACGTGGGGCTGGAATCAAAACGCGATGATCACGATCGATCCCGCGACCGGGCGGGCGATTTACAACCCCGAGTTTTATCTCATGCGGCACTTCTCGGCCTATGTCCGGCGCGGTGCCCGGCGTCTCGAACTCGCCGGTAATTGGTGTGTGAACGCGGTGGGCTTTGTTAATCCCGGCGGCGAAACGGTGGCGGTGATCCAAAACGCCGCGACCACGGAGCGCACCCTCCGGCTCACTCTGGCCGATGGGGCGGATTACGTGCTTACGCTGGCGCCGGAATCATTCCATACGCTCATCCTGCACTCGGAGGCATAA
- a CDS encoding GDSL-type esterase/lipase family protein: MKLPLRPLLALFAGLLAFNGDLPAQTGPTPYPDPKNEAAWPGVGPIRTGAWMSENRAYYWTQRAQDQGGVVFVGDSLIGGWKDIGAAFPGLKIIKRGVGGDTSRGTLFRFQEDVVDLNPRAIVFCVGTNDLSAHGRPEDVISNLGTMVDIARRANPALPIIICTIPPRNVPKAPVQPGALPRLNALLKQFAAGKPAVAVVDLFPAFATPAGEPDPAYIKEDGIHFAAPAYEKWAALLRPVFDSSGIK, encoded by the coding sequence ATGAAACTGCCCCTTCGCCCCCTGCTCGCTTTGTTCGCTGGTCTGCTTGCTTTCAACGGTGACCTTCCCGCGCAAACCGGTCCCACACCCTACCCCGATCCCAAGAACGAAGCCGCCTGGCCCGGGGTCGGCCCCATCCGCACCGGCGCATGGATGAGCGAAAACCGCGCTTATTACTGGACCCAGCGCGCCCAGGATCAGGGTGGCGTGGTCTTCGTCGGCGACTCTCTCATTGGCGGATGGAAGGACATCGGCGCCGCTTTCCCGGGACTGAAAATCATCAAACGCGGTGTCGGCGGTGACACCAGTCGAGGCACGCTCTTCCGCTTTCAAGAGGACGTCGTTGATCTGAACCCGCGCGCCATCGTGTTTTGCGTCGGCACCAACGACCTCAGTGCGCATGGCCGTCCCGAAGACGTGATCTCCAACCTTGGCACGATGGTGGACATTGCGCGCCGCGCCAACCCCGCCCTCCCGATCATCATCTGCACAATCCCCCCGCGCAACGTCCCCAAGGCTCCCGTCCAACCCGGCGCCTTGCCGCGTCTCAACGCACTCCTTAAGCAGTTCGCCGCCGGTAAACCCGCCGTCGCCGTCGTCGATCTGTTTCCCGCCTTCGCCACCCCGGCCGGCGAACCCGATCCCGCCTACATCAAAGAAGACGGCATCCATTTTGCCGCCCCGGCTTACGAAAAATGGGCCGCCCTGCTCCGCCCCGTGTTTGATTCCTCGGGAATAAAGTAA
- a CDS encoding helix-turn-helix domain-containing protein, with protein MAVLAKGIDYFGAEGFPITARRVRTEPGGRPSHRNDVTEIDHYHDFSELVLILRGRGRHLLEGESFPVVAGNVFVVQGNQVHSFRDREDLVVVNVMYDPMRVLLPAGLLRRLPGYSALFLLEPTFRSAHQFSSRLQLDREDLGAAEALVERIESESKQAYPGHEAILLGLLIELMVFLSRRYGESDVRESRALLEMGKLISTLEQRFNEPWTLAEMARFARVSRTNLLRVFRQATGKSPIDYLIGLRIEAAKRLLRQSNRSMTEIGIETGFGDSNYFARQFRLVAGRTPSEFRRSGRT; from the coding sequence ATGGCAGTGCTGGCAAAAGGCATCGATTATTTCGGCGCAGAGGGGTTTCCGATCACGGCACGCCGGGTGCGCACAGAGCCGGGCGGACGTCCATCCCACAGAAATGACGTTACCGAAATCGACCATTATCATGACTTCAGTGAATTGGTTTTGATTTTGCGCGGACGAGGCCGGCACCTTTTGGAGGGAGAATCTTTTCCGGTTGTGGCGGGCAATGTGTTCGTCGTGCAGGGCAACCAGGTGCACAGCTTCCGTGATCGCGAAGATCTCGTTGTCGTCAATGTCATGTATGACCCCATGCGCGTTTTGTTGCCTGCAGGTTTACTGCGCCGGCTGCCGGGTTATAGTGCGCTTTTTTTGCTGGAACCGACGTTTCGGAGTGCACACCAATTTTCGAGCAGGTTACAGCTTGATCGCGAGGATTTGGGTGCGGCCGAGGCGTTGGTCGAGCGCATCGAATCAGAGTCAAAGCAGGCTTATCCCGGCCATGAGGCGATTCTCCTGGGCCTTCTTATCGAACTGATGGTTTTTCTGTCGCGTCGCTACGGTGAAAGCGACGTGCGCGAGAGTCGCGCGTTGCTTGAAATGGGAAAGCTTATCTCGACGCTCGAACAACGTTTCAACGAACCGTGGACACTCGCGGAGATGGCCAGATTTGCGCGCGTTTCGCGCACGAATCTGCTGCGGGTGTTCCGGCAAGCGACGGGTAAATCACCCATCGATTATCTCATCGGCCTGCGCATTGAGGCGGCCAAACGACTTCTCCGGCAGAGCAATCGTTCCATGACGGAGATCGGTATTGAGACGGGTTTTGGCGACAGCAACTACTTCGCTCGCCAGTTCCGGCTCGTGGCCGGACGCACTCCATCGGAATTCCGCCGGTCGGGGCGGACATGA
- a CDS encoding family 16 glycosylhydrolase → MSSSPVLRPGRFPAIVFAVLASFLALNFFPSSARAAGVVPPVTGELYSYEGTLNLGDLQSDAGVSAGITDLNGSRLIKIDFPVLKGYPGVNFPVPKEGWDLSGYAGIGIAVHNPGTDPVAVTLKVDNPPTDDPNPANSEVATVAPGATQTVKVVFGKSFGQPGYALDRSRVIRVKLFVQALKKPTTIIVAKPIAFKSAAAASAPAAPEAPTKPYITSSTSPKNHTVPYGQEWLLVKDWTFGNKRADATIRNKGQLDQEFYFRYIYDGAKLDILSTYWSYHRDYPEGDPRSLHVFGDDTLTLKGRIPPGGGLHRRGIESGMLRSKIPFVPGMYVEMRCKVTKGVGSWPNFWINPGIQYENGTFSKLPWPPEIDIFEFFGFRNQATPRTFESNVQTNKKPEKYGMPYDIFSVFRKGHYTPGMDFSEEFHVFALDWQENRPVWLLDGRPIKQTYYEWNAPAAHILICNSLGIEFAKDDMKLMTADESNWDFVIDYIRVWKHPGVVIPSTVVPEGTP, encoded by the coding sequence ATGAGTTCCTCCCCTGTTCTTCGCCCCGGTCGATTTCCGGCCATCGTCTTTGCGGTGCTCGCTTCCTTTCTGGCCCTGAATTTCTTTCCGTCGTCGGCTCGCGCCGCCGGGGTCGTTCCGCCGGTTACCGGAGAACTCTACAGCTATGAGGGCACGCTTAATCTCGGCGACCTCCAGTCCGACGCCGGCGTCAGCGCCGGCATCACCGATCTCAACGGTTCGCGCCTGATCAAAATCGATTTCCCCGTGCTCAAGGGTTACCCCGGCGTCAATTTTCCGGTGCCGAAAGAAGGCTGGGACCTCTCCGGTTACGCCGGCATCGGCATCGCCGTGCACAATCCCGGCACCGATCCGGTCGCGGTCACGCTCAAGGTCGATAATCCTCCGACTGACGATCCCAATCCGGCCAACTCCGAGGTGGCCACCGTTGCTCCCGGTGCGACCCAGACGGTCAAAGTTGTCTTCGGGAAATCCTTCGGCCAACCCGGCTACGCCTTGGATCGCTCGCGCGTTATTCGCGTGAAGCTCTTTGTCCAGGCACTCAAAAAGCCCACGACCATCATCGTGGCCAAGCCCATTGCGTTCAAAAGCGCCGCCGCCGCGTCGGCTCCTGCCGCACCGGAAGCTCCGACCAAGCCCTACATCACGAGCTCGACCTCGCCGAAAAACCACACGGTGCCTTACGGTCAGGAATGGCTGCTGGTGAAGGACTGGACTTTCGGCAACAAGCGCGCCGACGCGACCATTCGCAACAAGGGCCAGCTCGATCAAGAGTTTTATTTCCGCTACATTTACGACGGTGCGAAGCTCGACATTCTATCCACTTACTGGAGCTACCACCGCGATTATCCGGAGGGTGATCCGCGTTCGCTGCACGTGTTTGGTGACGACACGTTGACCCTCAAGGGCCGCATTCCCCCGGGAGGCGGTTTGCATCGCCGGGGCATCGAGTCGGGCATGCTGCGCTCCAAGATTCCGTTTGTCCCCGGCATGTATGTCGAGATGCGCTGCAAGGTCACCAAGGGGGTCGGCTCCTGGCCCAACTTCTGGATCAACCCCGGCATCCAATATGAAAACGGCACGTTCTCCAAACTCCCGTGGCCGCCCGAAATCGATATCTTCGAGTTCTTCGGTTTCAGGAACCAGGCGACGCCGCGAACCTTTGAGTCCAATGTGCAGACCAACAAGAAGCCCGAGAAATACGGAATGCCTTATGATATTTTCTCGGTGTTTCGCAAAGGTCACTACACGCCGGGCATGGATTTCTCGGAGGAGTTCCATGTCTTCGCGCTCGACTGGCAGGAAAACCGTCCCGTCTGGCTGCTCGACGGCCGCCCCATCAAGCAGACCTACTACGAGTGGAATGCGCCCGCCGCGCACATTCTGATCTGCAACAGCCTCGGCATCGAATTCGCCAAGGACGACATGAAGCTGATGACCGCCGACGAATCCAACTGGGATTTTGTCATCGATTACATCCGTGTGTGGAAACACCCCGGTGTCGTCATTCCGAGCACCGTCGTGCCCGAGGGCACTCCGTAA
- a CDS encoding GH36-type glycosyl hydrolase domain-containing protein: MKDTLHYGCWSKDEAGLPCFDGRFLGAAAIERPFTHGFSSGRLQVLVNRQGLVRLFTTEGGYTDLCANTFRARSGLYLEFERGMDRFPLIHDGLATKLSVRYGIGYARYSAIWRDAHGGELTVEQEFYTPPDKQPRLAACFRLTNSGDVRVSGRLRLRSDVVPGGEPGPSPRVVAAAPGSVSWKNFHSGLGDFQLRGDATFGSGESEGISLLLSSELDLAPGESRLVTAQVGYGCDVLPDAPPPETSRFAWAAQLGDLQFHDRETWMGDEAVWSAGQLYSYLAWDNSVGEHYLNLGGYGWVGFGAREVPETALAVAGHDPALAFGCLRWTAKIQYANGDIPHCHAFRRPAAGETLSTGHNESDNEIWFVLACAEVVQLTENTAFFDEELPFWEGETATVWEHLRRAVRWIFTGVGLGSHGLIRIADGDWNDYLSLVGARGFGESMMNTGMACRALDQLIPFARARDPHFARECEERLAALRTAATAGFDRHWFVRGYTDEGAPFGTLADDRVFLNAQSWCVLGGCGTPAMRESAMRAVLAKCRSAIGLTLVSRPYPSPPPPDVSTCPIPPGEGENSGIWPQTVHWAIWALCELGWRDEAEEVWKLMSLRNHATVHPEVPFGIFNGPDCYSSHHAGEREGWTQVEMLERAKFPPMNPMVAWQSFSLSRIGNLPARQTPLALNS, encoded by the coding sequence ATGAAAGATACCCTGCACTACGGATGCTGGTCCAAGGACGAAGCCGGGCTGCCCTGCTTCGACGGACGCTTTCTTGGCGCGGCAGCCATCGAGCGGCCGTTCACCCACGGCTTTTCGAGCGGGCGCCTGCAGGTGCTCGTCAACCGTCAGGGCCTCGTGCGGCTTTTTACCACGGAGGGCGGCTACACCGATCTCTGCGCGAACACCTTCAGGGCGAGAAGCGGACTTTATCTGGAATTTGAACGAGGCATGGATCGCTTTCCGCTCATCCATGACGGCTTGGCGACGAAACTATCGGTGCGCTACGGCATCGGCTACGCCCGCTACTCGGCAATCTGGCGTGATGCGCACGGCGGCGAACTCACCGTGGAACAGGAGTTTTACACTCCTCCGGACAAACAGCCGCGCCTGGCCGCGTGTTTCCGGCTCACCAACAGCGGCGATGTGCGCGTGTCCGGCCGCCTGCGTCTGCGTTCCGACGTGGTTCCCGGCGGCGAACCAGGCCCGTCACCGCGCGTGGTCGCGGCCGCACCCGGCTCCGTTTCGTGGAAAAACTTCCATTCCGGCCTCGGTGATTTTCAATTACGCGGAGACGCCACGTTCGGCTCCGGCGAATCCGAAGGCATTTCGCTGCTATTGTCGTCGGAGCTCGATCTTGCGCCCGGTGAAAGCCGCCTGGTGACCGCCCAGGTTGGCTATGGTTGTGACGTTCTGCCTGACGCGCCCCCGCCTGAAACCTCCCGCTTCGCCTGGGCGGCTCAACTCGGCGATCTCCAGTTTCACGACAGGGAAACGTGGATGGGCGACGAAGCGGTCTGGAGCGCCGGCCAGCTTTATTCCTACCTCGCGTGGGACAACTCCGTGGGCGAACACTATCTCAATCTCGGCGGATACGGCTGGGTGGGTTTCGGTGCCCGCGAAGTGCCTGAGACCGCTCTCGCAGTCGCCGGCCATGACCCGGCGCTTGCGTTCGGTTGCCTGCGCTGGACCGCCAAGATTCAATACGCGAACGGCGACATTCCCCACTGCCACGCTTTCCGCCGTCCCGCCGCCGGTGAAACCCTTTCGACCGGCCACAACGAAAGCGACAACGAGATCTGGTTCGTGCTCGCCTGCGCCGAGGTCGTCCAACTCACCGAAAACACCGCTTTCTTCGACGAAGAGCTTCCTTTCTGGGAGGGCGAAACCGCCACCGTATGGGAACACCTTCGCCGCGCCGTCCGCTGGATTTTCACGGGCGTCGGCCTGGGTTCGCACGGCCTCATCCGCATCGCCGACGGCGATTGGAACGACTACCTTTCCCTCGTCGGCGCGCGCGGCTTCGGCGAATCCATGATGAACACCGGCATGGCATGCCGCGCCCTGGACCAACTCATTCCCTTCGCCCGCGCCCGCGATCCTCACTTTGCCCGCGAATGCGAAGAACGCCTCGCCGCGCTTCGCACCGCCGCCACCGCGGGCTTCGACCGGCACTGGTTCGTGCGCGGTTACACCGACGAAGGCGCGCCGTTCGGCACCCTCGCGGACGACCGTGTTTTCCTGAATGCCCAAAGCTGGTGCGTCCTCGGCGGCTGCGGCACGCCCGCCATGCGCGAGAGCGCGATGCGCGCCGTGCTTGCGAAATGCCGGAGCGCCATCGGCCTCACCCTCGTCAGCCGTCCTTATCCGAGTCCGCCTCCGCCCGACGTATCCACCTGTCCGATACCTCCGGGTGAAGGTGAAAATTCCGGCATCTGGCCGCAGACCGTTCACTGGGCGATCTGGGCGCTTTGCGAACTCGGCTGGCGCGACGAGGCGGAGGAAGTCTGGAAGCTGATGAGTCTGCGCAACCACGCGACCGTCCACCCCGAGGTGCCCTTCGGGATTTTCAACGGTCCCGACTGCTACTCATCCCATCATGCCGGCGAACGCGAGGGCTGGACGCAGGTCGAAATGCTCGAGCGCGCCAAATTCCCTCCCATGAACCCCATGGTCGCCTGGCAGTCATTTAGCCTTTCCCGCATCGGCAATCTCCCGGCTCGCCAAACCCCTCTCGCACTCAACTCATGA